One Oryctolagus cuniculus chromosome 7, mOryCun1.1, whole genome shotgun sequence genomic window, ccaggtctttgggcctctgcacccatgtgggagatgtggaggaagctcctggctcctggcttcggaacggcgcagctccggccattgcggccatctgggggtgaaccagcggatggaagacctctctctctgtctgtctctacctctttctgtaactgtgtatttcaaataaataaaataaatcttaaaaaaaaaatggtattgtATAACATGCAAACTTTCCCCTCATGTAGCTGGGTGGATTGAGATTTGTTCATGACTTTATATGCATTAGAGCATGTTCCTTTTTATTGCCGATAGCTTACTATTCTGTATCAATAGAccacgttttatttatttaaagatttatttatttgaaaggcagagtttcagatagatagagagagagagagatcttccatccactggttcactccccagatggctgcaacggccagagctgcgcccatccgaagccaggagccaggagccaggagcttcttctgggtcttccacatgggtgcaggggcccaagcacctgggccatcttctactgctttcctagtccacagcagagagctggattggaactggacagccgggacttgaactggcaaccacatgggatgccggcactgcaggcagtggctttaccagctacaccacagagccggccccaaagagactacataaaaaaaaattttatttgaaaggcagactgatatagagagagggagagagaaaaagagagcgagaccttccatctgctggttcactcaccaaatggctgtaatagtcagcactggaccaggtcaaagccaggatcctggaactccatccagcttttttgttttttaatttattttttatttaacaggtagagttatagatggtgagcgggagagacagagagaaaggtcttccttccattggtttactccccaaatgactgctacggccggtgctgtgccaatccgaaggcaggagccaggtgcttcttcctggtctcccatgcgggtgcagggcccaagcacttgggccatcctcctgctttcctgggtcacagaagatagctggactggaagaggggcagctgggactagaaccagcgcccacatgggatgctggcaccgcaggtggaggattaaccaagtgagccacggcgccagctccatCTGGCTttctcacatgagtagcaggggcccaagtacttgagcatcttctgcgctttcccaggcacactagcagggagctgaatcagaaggagcagccaggacttgaactggtgcccctatgggatgctggcatcacagcccaCAGCTACCCCCCGAGTCTTTCCATGCATGTGTTATACAGAAGATCGGTCTTTTGATTGGAGTTACCCCTCCTGAAAGTAGTTCTTTGGCATTTaagaataaagttaaaaatacacgTTGTGTGTGACTTAGCAGTCACACTCCTAGCTGTATACAAAGGAGAAATAAATCAAAGACTTGTACACAAACATTCATAGCAGTTCTTTCCTAACAGTCACTGGAAACAATCACTCCACTTATGAACGAGTAAACAAACTGGTGTGTTGGGGTGGGCATCGTGCACAGAGGGAAAAAGCCTCTGCTGGACACCAGcacctcatattggagtgccggtttgagtcccggctactccacttctgatccagtttcctgccaatgtgtctgggaaggcagatgaTGCTGATCCAGGcatgtgggtctctgccacccttgtgggagattcagatagctcctggctcccgactttggcctggcccagctctggctactgtgggcatttgggtagggaaccagcagatggaagatctctctctctctccctccctctctctgtcagtttcTGTGATtattacttgagagacagaccCAGTGTTCATCCACCGCTCCACTCCCGAATGCCTGGCAAGTTCAAGATGGGGACAAGGATGGGGAACATCCTGACGGCTGCTTCTTGAGCTGAAACACGTTGGTATCTGCAGGAATCGGTGAGCTGAGACAGCACTGTCTGGGCAGGACGTGGCAGGGGTTCACTCGAGGTGGGGGATACCCGGAGCTGCTTTGCTTGCTGAGAGACAGCGCTTCCCTTTGCTCTGATCCAGGTGCCTGCTTTCCTGTGAGCTTCAGTGAGCCCCTTCCCCTCCTTGTGAGGCTCTGGGAAAGGCTTTGGGGGCTTGGGCTGCAGACCCTGGCGTCTCACTGGGCTAATTTGTGTGCAACTTGATTCATTCGCTTGCTTTTTGATCTCCCACATCTCCCCGCTGGGAGGAGGGTAAAAGCAGTTCAAGGGTCTTGCAGACTTTATTGAGATGGCCAAGGATGCAAGCAGATCATGGAACTGGATCCACTTTGTGTGCCCTGGACACCTGCACCTGTCTCAGACAGCTGAGATGGgagttctgcctctgcctgcacccagctgcctgctaagctgcaccctgggagggggcagatgacggcccacgtggcagacccagatgggagttcctggctttggcctggcctagccctagctgctgcaggcgtttggggaatggatcggcagatgggagatcgttccctctctctctgcctttcaaatacatacataaattaaaaaaaaattatttgaaagagtgacagagatggagatctaCCATTTGtcgcttcattctccaaatggtgaTAAccgccagggctgtgccaggccaaagtcgtgagccaggaactccacccaggtctcccacgtgggtgccggggcccaggcacttcggCCATGccctgatgccttcccaggtccattagcaaggagctggatcagaagtagagcagctgggactcgaactagggtttatatgggatactggcattgcaggcggtaccttaacccactgcactacaatgctggccccaagataaacacaaaaaagaaaacaattcctTATTGGGGACCCCCCGTGTCCTGCCCCTGCCCGCCACCGGCTTCTGAGCATCCGGCCAGCTTTGAGGACCACTGTCTGAACAGTGGCTCTCGAGTTGCCCGTTAGactgccagggcccaggcctcagTGCTGGAGAGCCAAGGCCTCCTCGTGGTTTGCTGCCACCGGCTCTGCTCAGTGTACAAAGCACGACCAGGGTCCTTGGCTCCTTCCCGCCTGTGTTCAGGATGTGAGGCCCGCAGGCGGGCTTTCCTTTCCTCGCCGAGCAGGGAAAGGAGGTGGCACAGCCACGGTCAGAgcctggagtggagctggggcttaTCACAGGTCCTTCGTCAGGGCTCAGAGTGTAGACACACAGGAGTTCGGGGGGCGGGGCGGTTGACTTTTGGTGGAACAGGTTAAAAGTGAAAACTCTTGCTGACTCATCCCCTCTGCCCCGGCCAGACTAAAACACCAAGCTGAGGGGGCTCAGAGAGCTGCACAGATGCTCAGAAAGGACCTGCACTTGACACTGGGCTGCTCTTCCGTGCTTCTGGGACTGCAGCACGGGTGGCTCTCCTGGACGGACCCCTGTGCCACCTCCCCACCTGCTGGAAAGAGGACCACTACAAGGCCATTGCTCTGATGGCCTTGCACGTCAATCACGGCTGACTCTGCCAGCTTGACCTCGGCTGCCCTCTGGTGGACAGACCACCACTTGCAGCAGGACactctgctgttttttttaatttgagttagagaggtagagccagagataagtcttccatttgttggttcctCCCCAGATGaatacaacagccagagctgagctacgctggagccaggagcctcttccaggtctcctactatgggtgcaggggcccaaggacttgggccaccttctgcttccctaggccacagcagagagctggatttgaagtggagcagccaggacttgaaccggtgctcatacaggacgcaggccagggttttaacccgctgcgccatagcacctgcccctgccccttaaATGCAGAAAGGTGTGGGAGTGGAAGGGTTAGTGTGCGCTTATTCCTGAAAGTGCCTTTGCTTCCTGTGACATCTCTtcacagcccagctccacctggtGGTGACCAGCCAAGAGGAAGCTGCCTCCACTGAGACCTCACAACCGCACAAGGGAGGCAGGTGTGGGTCTGACTCAAACCTTGCTAAACATTTAGCACCCAGTGCCCCCCGGCAGCCCACCCTGGAGACAGAGTGTCTGTACGCACAGCACAGTGAGCAGTGGGGCAAGCTTCACTCCTTTGCTGCCCCGTTGCCCTGACCCCTTCTCCAGCGTGGGCATTCTACGGCGATGGCTGAGTGAACACCTGGTAACGGTACGCGCCAGGCTTGGAGCAAAGCACTTCACAGACCATCTGATTCCCACAACTGCGCAGCGAAGCAAAGGGAGTAGAAGCCGAAGGTCAAGTAACCACCCCAGGTTTACTCAGCTTTGACacggcctgggggcggggcttcaCAGTCTGCATCTTAGCAGGGGTGGGCTCGGGTGTGTCACGGAGGCCTTTGCTCACGCCTGGCACCTGGCTGCCCAGAGCACCTCAACTCTTCCGCTAGGCCCAGGCCTGACTTGGGGGTGCAGAGGGCCCCGCCGgccatctctttccttctcacccTGATGGCTTTTGGCCTGGAGCTGACCCAGCGCGTCCTCTGCTGCATCCCGTTTATCTCCCACATTCCTGCAATGCTCCCAGCTGCCTTCGCAGTGAGGTGGCCGGGCCTGAGCCCTACCCAGCCCTTCCTGCTGAATAAAgcggcactgggccaggctgcggcGCAGACCTGGGGGGCAGGCAGGCCTTGGAGCAAGTCGCGGGGCACTCTGCCCCCACAAGGGTCTCCACAGTGGGGCTGGGCGTGGCCCTCACACCTGTGATGATGGAAGAGAGCGCTGTGCACTGGAGATGGAGGTCCTCATTCAGCGCTTTGGCCAGATACCTACAGACAGGCAACGGGGGCGAGACCCCCCCGTCAGCCACGCAGAGTGACATTCCTGGGGCACTGGGCCACTTTCAACACTCGCCCAAACCCCAGCAGTGGTTTCGCTCTCGCCACTGTCAGTCCTGGTAGGGGAGGGGACGCAGGTGGAGGGAtgggaggggcagccagggacCCATTTTCTCAGCGAATCCTTGTTTCAAGCAAAGGGCCTGCAGGGTTGGGAAGCCAGGGGATGGTCGCCCTCGGCTGCCCCTACAGACCAGCACAAATCCAAAGGCCTCTCTCCGGGGAAAAGTCTCTCGTCCACAGGGAGCGCCTGTGGGTGGAGTTTATTCTTTGCAGAAGCACAGTCCCCGTGGCCCTCCCTTGACTTCAGTCACAGCTGCTCCCGGCACCGCCGCACGTCCAGCCAAGCCCTGCCGTCCAGAGGCCACAACTCAGTCATTCTCATCTTCCTCCGACTCTGTCGCCGACTCGGACATGCCCTCTGGCAAGTCGTCTCCCATCTGTTGGAACCTTCCAGACTGGGCATCCCACATGTATGTGATGGTCACCTTGAACTCAGCCATCTCATACCCAAAAAGCTTCTGCAAGAGACACGGCAAGCCGGGAGTTGGGAGACGCGAGCGCAGATCCGGTGTGGGGGGGGATGCCCGTGGCAGGCAAGAGGGATGCTCCCAGCACAGCCCCGCGGACAGACTCACCAGGACCCGGGCCTGCTCCGGCGTCAGCACGTCGCCCTCCTTGCACACCTCATAGTCAGACAGCAGGGTCACCACACCTGCGGAGGTGGCCCCGAGTTACTTCTAAAGTTATGACTTTatttgtggggaggggaggggggggagggagagagggaggaagggagggagagaaagggagagagagggagagagagggagagagagaccttccattcactggttctttccagatgcctggaacagccaggtttgagccaggctgaagccaggagcctggaactccatcctggtctccctcacgggtggcagggaaccaggcactttggccagcatctgctgctttatttgcaggaagctgcattggaagcagagtttctgggacttgaactggcactccaatatagctTGTCAGTGTCGCCAGTGGCGACTTGAAAAGCTgtgccataacgctggccccgAGTTACTCCGGGCACGGATGGCCCACACAGCCTTGCTGCTCACTGCGCAGAGTTGGCAAGAATCAGGCAAGCTCCTCCGCCTTCCCAGCTCCAGCACACGAGGCAGcggctgccccctgcagccctCCCACGCACGCCCTGGCTGCAAGTGCCATCCACTTTCACCCCAGCTGTGAGCGGGCACTCTTCACTCACTGTCACCTAACAGGGTGGGGCTTACAGAAATACCTCGCTGAGGGGTGGGTGAGCGGCTGCTGGGGACccccatcccacaccagagtgctgcttcctgctaatcaagtgcctcagcccctcccacccacatgggagacgcaggtggagctctaggctcccagtttcagccgggcccacagctgctggggccacctggggggtgaaccagcaggtggaaaacctgtcactctgcctgtcaaataaatgaatcaaaacgGCAGCAGCAAGAAATGCTTCGCTGAGCCAGAATGGAGGTGCTTGACCCCTGCGCCCTTAGCCGTGGCCATGAGCTGCGGGGACAGCCATACCTCTcttgagggcagtgggcaggcccagctgcctcagctgtggctCCATGGAATGGGGGAACTGCTCCAGCGGCCCTGGGTCCAGGCTCACGGTGAAAGTGGCTTTGTTCCCAGCTCGCGCGTAGTCCATTTCCGCATACTTTGTGAACCACCTTAGGGAAGAAGAAAGTAGTGGGAGGGGGGGCTCCTCGTGGCCCCTCCCCCAGAACTGGCCAGCTGCCAGCCGGCAACTCCGTGCAGAGGGCAGAGAAGGGCCTGGTCACAGCCCACCCACCTGTGAGGACGCTTCCAGGGGCCAGTTCCAAGGCAGTGGCACCCCTCCTGgggtcccccctcccctgccgtcCTCCTCCGGTCCCCCCCACTTACTCATTCACCTCCTCCTTGGTGCGGTCTGTGAAAAGGAGGCCGACTTCACCCCGCAACTTCTTGCTGACCTGCAAGCCACAGCGTGCCAGTCCGCTCGCACCGGGCCAGCACCGGCGCTCTACCAGAGGGATTGCACCCACCGGGGACGCGTGGCCAGGGCGCGAGACATCGTGGGCTGGGGGAAGGCGGCTGCTCCCTCGGTCTGGAGGTTATGGAAAACCCGAGCCCTGCTCTCCCTACCAGGGGCCGCCACGTGGCTCGGGGCACATGGGGAGCAGCAGTAGGcagctctgcccccccccccccccccccccccccgccgaggGCTGGTGATGTACCTGATGCAGGTTATCTTTGTACTCATCAGCTGGGCTCCGGCCCAAAGCCACCATCATCACCTTGTTTTTGCCAAAGAACATCCTACCGAGAAAACAAGGTGTCTGTGAGGGACCCGCCCAGGTCAACATCAACCAGCCCAGGTCTCCAGCACCACGCTGACCCAGGCCCAGGGGGCATGGCCAGAGGACCCCACTTCTCCACACCACAGCCCACCACACTCTGTGCCCGGCCCAGGGACTCTTCCACTATCTCCCCCCGACAACGGCCGTATCTTGTCCACGGGCACGCTGTGCATTCTGTGTGGGACCCCTCCTGGCCTGGGCATATGGAAGAGGCACGTGCCACAGCCTGAACCAGAGCCAGCGCAGCCAGAGAGCCACCCCAGAGCCGTCCGCACGAGCACGACCCCAGCCAGGACAGCGCTGGGTGTGCCCCCGAGCACAGACGACAGCTCTAAACCTGGCGCGGTGCTCCTAGAAGGCCCGAGCTCCAGCATTAGGGGCCACATCCCAACCATCCCTGCGTTAACAACCACTTCCTGCCTCTGCGGAGCTCAAAGCCAGCCTCGCCTTGGCTAGGAGTCCCAGGGTGGGGCGCCGTGGGACCCAGGCACCGGCTCACCGGCTGTGCTTCCAGGCGTTCCGGATGTCTTTCAGCTTGTTGTTCCTCATGTTGGCCACGGAGAAGAGGAACAGGTACTTGTACGTGTCCACGCATTTCCGCAGCTGTGGGGTAAGTCAGGGAGTTGCCCGGAT contains:
- the MRTO4 gene encoding mRNA turnover protein 4 homolog, which codes for MPKSKRDKKVSLTKTAKKGLELKQNLIEELRKCVDTYKYLFLFSVANMRNNKLKDIRNAWKHSRMFFGKNKVMMVALGRSPADEYKDNLHQVSKKLRGEVGLLFTDRTKEEVNEWFTKYAEMDYARAGNKATFTVSLDPGPLEQFPHSMEPQLRQLGLPTALKRGVVTLLSDYEVCKEGDVLTPEQARVLKLFGYEMAEFKVTITYMWDAQSGRFQQMGDDLPEGMSESATESEEDEND